In Glycine max cultivar Williams 82 chromosome 15, Glycine_max_v4.0, whole genome shotgun sequence, the DNA window TCAAGAATAAACCGGCAAAGAAAATAGACAGAATGAGCATAAAAAAGACACTGTTCCATCCCCTAGTTGAAATATATCCTGCCAAAAGGGGACCAAGGGCAGCTCCAACAGAACCAGTGCCATCTATGATTGCAGTAACAGTAGCAAGAGCCCGAGAATTTCGATAATTCAAGCTTTGCGTACCAAGATCAGCAGCCACAGCAGTTGTGATTAGTGAGTATGGACCATTCACCAAAAATCCCGACAGAAACATTAAAATGATGTTGATCAATATGGAGAGGCTCCCAAAAATGCGATACAAAGCAAGAGCAGGAATTGATAGAAACAAGAATAGAATTGAAGTAATAGCACGCGCTTCAATCAAGTCAGAAATGAAACCAGCTGTGATTCCACCTAGGACTCCCCCAATGTCAAATATGGTTGAAAGTAACCCAGCAGTTTTGTGAGACATATGCACACCTGCAACAGCTGCAATGAAAACCAAATTTGCAGTTGAGTAAAGATCATGTAAAGAGATATATGGACAATGTTGGACTTAAGTTTGCACAAAAAAACtgaatatttttatagaaaaaaagtcTGGACCAAACCAGAATTGTAGAACAGAAAGCACAATACACAGGCCTAAGCCTTAACACAGCCTCTCTCtcaaagaacaaaacaaaaattacacaCTACAGAAACTGCCATGACATAAATATTACTTGACTTGTTCAGTTTATTTTGGAGAAATAATCACTTATTTTTTGGCAGCTAGCTGAGAgagcttttgaaaaataaacaattatttctCCAGATTCAAATTGCACCATACATGCTAATAAAACACCATGCAATACCTGTCACACAAATTCATATCTGCCTAAAGACACATCACATAACAGTCCTACCAAACAAGCACTCCAAATTCCTAGTGACAAAACCTTGAGACAATATATCAGGAATATGAAGACACTAGTAATAAATTCTTCGCATATGAATAACATGCTGATGTTAGATAAAAGGCAATGCAACtctatatatatcataatttttcatgtaatataataataatgattaccTGTGTGCCTTATGTAGAAGGGCAACCAGTACAGGAAAGTGTAAGCCACGAGCTTCGAGAAAAAGAGACAGAAAGCAAACGGAGCCACTCCTGGTAACTTCCATGCCTCCAAAAACCCAATTGCAGATGAAGATTCTGAATTATCGGACTCAATAAGCTTTGCTTCCTCTGCTTCCACTTTCTGCTGATTCTCTGCACTATCCATTTCAACACTCATTTCGACATCCATTCCAGGATGCACGAATCCCATATCCTCAGGGTTCAcaacaagaaacaaaaacaccAAAATCCCCACCAAAATGATCAGGATTCCAGGCACAACAAATGACCAACCCCAGCCAAACTCCAATGCCCCTGAAGCCACAACTGAACCAATGATATTTCCCACCGAGGTATGTGAGTTCCATACCCCCATTATCAAGCCCCTCTTTGATTCCCCTAGCCAATTCCCCACAACTGCAACCACACAAGGCCACCCAATTGACTGAAAAACTCCACAAACAATCTGAACACCAACAAAAAACCCCAACACATGAACATCCAACCAATACCCTAACCCGAAAAGTACGGTAAAAAGACCACTACCCATCATCCCAAATACAAGGAACAACCTTAAATCAATCCTATCTCCAACATGGCCAGCCAAATACATGCCAATGGAGTAGGAAGTAAGGAAAGCGAGATCGAGCTCTCCGAGCCGGTGAGTGCCCCGGGTTCCATTGAAAGGGGGCCACCCTGCATCAATGGAACTCAAGTTGGAAACTTGAGTTCCATTAGATGGAACTGTGGGCCCCAAAACACTCTTGACAATGCTGGGGGGCTTCCTAGAGGCATGGAAGGAAGCATATGCAAGGAATGTGATAACAAGAACACAGATTTGGTGGAACAGTAGGGTTTTGTGAGGGGGTTTCAAGCCTGGGAAGAGTGTCAGAGCTGGAGCCAGGCTCAAACTCTTGGATTGCATTCTAATTCATGAGGGTTCTAGGCTACACAATGAATCTAATAAAATCTAATCTAACACAATCACACAAAGAtcaaatttttctccttttttttctttttcaaaactgCATACCATATTAGATTCTATGATCTGAAGAATGTAAAAGATGGATCCGAGTTTGGAGATTGGAATTGCATAccgaatgatcaaaaggtatgcTGTACAAAGACACGGTTGGTGGCGTGAAATCTGTTAAATGTGTTGTTTTCTGAGGGGGCGAAAGGGAAAAGTACCAGTTTTAGCAGTGGCTAAAAGACAGGGAAGGTGATTCTTGTGGGAATTGAAGAGTCACACAAGTGACGTGAAAAAGCAGTGACATATTATGATAACAGATTTTAGGGAACGTGTAAATCTTAGAATTGCAGAAGAAGGATGCAAGAAGGTGGAAACTGGTAAGAGAAGCAAGACATTGAATCTGAGGATTGCGAGTCAAACACGTGTGCCTCTAACATCAAATTTGTGTCCTTATCAGACCGTAATTTCCCGAAAATGCCCACCGAAATTCTAAATTGCTCCCACTCCTGTTCTCTCTCttccactttttcttcttctatcttcccATATCACCCACTTCCTCAAACCTTTCTTTTATTCACTCCCACAACTCCTTCGagcaaagaaataaaataaaagcaaccgtcaatcttcttttttttacagctttttgaatttcaaattttttatcttttttctctgTTGAAACGTTTTGTTCTTACTTCCATCAAATTCTCCATCAACAAACCCCCGGAAACCGACACCAGTACACCACCAAGCCCAACGCCTGAGTCAGCTCCAACTCGCTCATCTCCTTCTTCCGGCTCCCTCACTGATGGTAATGACAACtccatctttttttctccttctctttcttcatttgttctcctctcttattttttttttcttccctttttctcTTATCTTTCACTTTTCCTCAATCTTCTTTTTTCACAAGAATGGATGAGGTTCAATAGCAAATACCGTGCGGTGCAGGTTTCGTTTGACAACAAATGAGGGTTTTGTGTTGAATCATTTCTACTAACGAGTGATGTTGTactttttgtgtttcttttttgtttcactAGACTTTTGTAAATAACAGAAATATCTTAGGCCAAGAgagtttttcttctttctcatttttttttctttttttctatcaaattattatttgatttgcctcccaaaaaaactaatatttgatttttttgtaattttctatCTGTGTGTGTGGATTCCATGCCTTTGAAAAATTAGAGATACAAAAGTGGTTCCTTTTTGGGTAAACCGTTTGATTTTGTCATTCACTTTTCATGTGAGGTTTTCTAATGTATAAGTTTAAAATCATTTAGTATAAGATTGTTTCTAAAAGGACTTTGAGTTTTGAATGTTAGTATGTTAGTTTCttctttgaatttataaaaattgttcTTACCTTGGAGAAGTTCAATCAGCAGCATCCatgatatatataaagattttttttagctttaagTTGATTGTTATCTTTTATGTTTCAAGTGGGTCTAAACTTTCATCAGGTTATAACTACTGTCATCTTTATGACTGTTTTTAATCGTGTCTTTGATATTActctttatttttgtatttttacgCAAGATTCTAATAATGCTcagttaacattagtttttactCAAAATCGATGTTGACCCTTAGATTAAAATTCCAAATCTCTTACTCAGGAGCCTCAAATTCACAAAGAACCCTCAATCTCTTACACTCTTGCTACGCACTCTCTTCCTCTATGCCTCTGCGCCGTCGCATTGCTACCGCTCTCTTACTCTCCGCATTACGTTGCCGCGTCGCTTCCTCTTTGTCATCGCTCGTGTGGTACTCATTGGCCTCGTTACCCTCGTTGTTCTCTTACTTTAAACcaagtttgaactttgaatatCATTACCCTCGTTGTTCTGTGATTCGTTGTTTATGCCTGAATCATCTTCACGGCTGAGTTTGTATGAATgttgatttttcatattttattactcACTTTGGCTATATGGGTGTGTCTCGAGTTCTTATTTGCAAAACTCTGCCTGGTAATTTGATTTTCAAACTGTGAGGACACAACCTAGTGCTTGGTATTTCATTTACCTTGTTTGAACCTGTTCAAATGGGAATTGGATACCCTGCAGTTGAAAAATAACTGCAGTGAGCTGCAGTTCCTTAAACTTTGTTCCTTTCTAATACTCTGGCGTCCTTCTTAAATTGTTTTAGGAGAGTTATGTTTTTGAGTTGGTGAATGGTGATACCTCTAACGGGGTTCATTTCTGCTTACTAATAAGTAGTAACTGACTCACACAAGCAGGGTCATTGATCTTTGGTCTCATTTGCATGATTCCATCTCTCTTAGATAAGGCATTCTATCATACCCAAATCAACTAAATGGGACTAATTTTTAGGCTTAGGTGttgatattaagaaaaaaaatgaaaaatgttatcATATTGTGGGTCACAAATTTATCATGGTAGTAAATCTTGATCATAAATTCACAATGAGAAGTTAACTACTTCGTTTAGTGAAATCATATTGGGTCATAATTGGCAGAACATGTATAGGTGTTACTTTTATGTCATAATCACAATCTTCTttgtaaatctttttttattacgtTTTCTACATTCTTTGTGTGCAAGTAATAATGTGTTTAATGTACATAGAACCAAGTAGAGAGGGCCTCTTTAAAAAAAGGGGGGTTTTAATGCATCTTGTGATCAAATGTGTATATTGTGTAACAACCAGCCGGTTATTAAATTGAACAAAGTATCTATTCGAATGAGATGTCTAACaaattgaacaaaatttaaGATGCCCCCCAAATTGACATGCATTTTTCCTCGACACACTAGAAACAAAAGTAGCATAGAAAAAGCATAGTGTGCCCATAGCCATGAGTTGAAAGTGTAGTGTCAAGTAGTGGGGTAGATGTATGGAACTATCCATCCTCATATTTGCCAGTGCTTTTGAATTTGTTTAGTGCCCATGTCTGCCACGAAATTTCGTTCGGGGTCAGCTATATGCGATGGAGCAAACTTGTAAGTTACACATGTCAGACAAAGAATCTTAAGCTTCAAATGTTACTGTATATATAAAAtgcaaaatacaaatataaataaaataaaatttgggtgaCTAGTCAAATGACTTTTGTTAAACTCATATGGGCTGAATACATGAGGCTTATATTCTATCCACTCTCCAATTGATCAGGTTCCTTGTGGATGTCTCATccaaattaaagaattttttaggAACTCATGGTAAGTGTGTGAGATCCCCTTCTTTATTTccctcaaaatttatttatagatattattATGACTAAGCTAAAAAGATCCACATCTATTTAGAATCTGCCTCACAAATAGGTACTAGGGTATTAATATTGGGTTCTGAGTTTGGATTAATGTATATGATATTTaggcataaaaaataaacaaaaatatagttGGGCGATGATTCTagcttaattgtttttttttttttggaaggcattCTAGCTTAATTGTTGATTGGCATTCTAGCTTAATTGTTGATTGGAACATTAACTTGTTGGTTAGGTGATAATgtcattttccctttttttgtgtTACTTTCATGTAAGGAGCGTGTCAGTGTTGATAagctattatattattatatttatgggACTTGTCTTTGTGGAATACTTATCCTTGATTCACATATGATTTCTTTAGGTGACTGCAAAACCAATTGTTATATATCCAAACAGTGGGGAAACTGACAATGCTGACCTTAAGGAGTAGGTgctaaatttatttcatatggtTGTACTATTACATTTTAAAGGATAGGTATGTCTACTTTGtcttaaaaattgaagaaagatCTATTATAGAATATAAGtatcaaaattatcatataaaaaatgaacCACTTGGACTCTGGAAATTATTCTGctttaattaaagtaattcatatttgtcaaataaaagaaagaagccGTAAAGGCAAACTTATGGAAAAGGGTAAAAGTATATAGGTGTGTGCCTATCccttctcttttccattttggtgaaataattttattcattttctttgaaCTGTACAACTGATTCTGATTGTTGTGTCATGTGtgatttatcatttaaaatataaacttgcTCATAAGTAGGAATCTTAGTGTAAGTGGTAGCTTGGTACTGGTATGGAATGACAGATTTCACATCCTTTTATTAATAATCTAGTAGGAGTCTTAATTGTTGAGATTTCTTAGGTGGTTTAGGTTGGTCTTCGTCATACTTAGCCGTTGACATTTTCTTTGCTAGATCTAACTTTTGTATATTTTCTGACTTttcaatttgtaaaataaacccAGAAGATGCGAGGATAATTATTTTCACTCTTTCAAATCTTTGTCTGGTATTCTATTTATTGTGAAAttcattttcatgcttttgTTACTGTTTATGACTATTATTCATGTGATAGCATTTATATGAAGATCAACAAATCCTTcaacttttagaaagaaaagTAATTAAGGACGAGTTTATTCAATATCCCTTCCCTATCCTATGGTTAGATGAGAGCCATTTGCATCTTCTGGATCTAAATGTAGTAGGATGCGGAATCGAAAGCAACACCTCATTATTCACATCAATTATTAGACTTTATTGGAAGTAAATTAACACTTGATatgaaaaaaaggttaaaataataaaatatgcatGAAAGAGCGGTGAAGAAGATGTGGCCATTACACATGCATTTGCATTACACTGTTTGGAGAGTGAGAGGAGGGAGAAATATTCCTTTTTTATCTCTACATTTAGAGTTGTACCATCAATTTAGTTCAGCAAATGAACCTGAGAAATGCAGCCAATGGCACAACCAAGTAGATACTTTTagtatattagtatattttcattttgtcaTAGCACAAGTTGAGTGGGAGAAAGTGAAAGTGTTTTATGAACAAAATAACCTTAAGAAGCTTATAATTTGTCCAAATAGGTTTTCACATCATTCAGCCAAACAAATACTTTGTAGTATTTATCCTTCTCTTTCAAGTTTCACCTATTTGGCAGAGTGTGAGCATAAGGCTGGtgtaaattaacaataaaaatgaaaggaaaaacaatcaTTGCATTAAGAAGTCTTCTTAGTCTCGGATTATCTAGATTCACAAGTATAAAATTGCAAATCAACTGTTCAGTTGACCCTGATTTCTATATCTGAGTCTTTATACACTGCTGAAGGAAAGGTTATAAACTTCTACATAAGGGTTTGAATGCTTAAAAAGGGTTATGTAGCTAATGATGTTTGGGGGAGATTTTTTGGAGACATTATCATTTGGAAATGCTTAGGGCATTGAAATTGTGCATCAAATTTCACTGCTTTTCTGATGAAATGTTTTCTGGTATGATAATTCCATCATTTCATGTTACAATTATGCAAATATACGAATAGGACAAATACATTGATACCTGTGGTTTCTGCTTTCCTAATTGCATGATTTGTAATCGCATTTCTAGCAGTGTGAGGAAAGATCATTCTTGTTAGGGATTGGTTGTGGAGAATCTGTTACTGCAGTTGCTGGGTAAATATCATGGTAATATGTCTgatgatgtaatatttttatcttaatggAACTGGGATCTTTCTTGCAAAGTGTAGTTACGAGATGGTAatgtttctcttttctttaaCACTCGAAAGAGGCACCATGATGAGTTAGAAATGTTCCATGGGGTGGGAGTGGGATTTTTTTAGGAGTCCAATCTTTAGTAATTGACATTTGTAACAGAGTTTTGAAAATTGAATGTTGTAGTAGTAGTGGTGTTTTGAAACTGATGTCATTGTTCTGTTGAACTTACCTCTGGATAACCACTTGAAGATGGCCTATGATAGTGGGAAGGGTGTTCCTTTGTGATATTGTTGATTGGCGCTTTGATTTTCAACTGCTTGAGAGTACACATCATTTACAAGGTACTTGGTAATAAACAAAGCTGAGGACCACGCCTAGATATACTCGATTAATTGCCCAGCAGGTAAATCCATTtcgttttcaaattaaaatcatcCAACTGCCATTACATCTTGTGTATCATAATAACAAAGGGATTGCAATTGGGTAGTGGGTTTTAGACCCCCAAAATAAGAATGACAATTGACAATTGTGATGAGTGGAAATAATATATCCTTTATTTCTATGCCTTTTGCATTACTGTCATATGATTTCAATCTTGGTGAGATGAAGATTTGCTTCATTGCTTGTTATTATGATTAGCTTAAAACCCAACCAttttttcactttgtttttaTTGATCAATCAAGTCTGAAATAAAGAACTAGTTATATTCATACAACAAAAATAGACTGTATGCTTTTCACTAGCCAAGATCTGAAGAAAACTTGATGCGTATAGCAAGTTGCTATTCAAAgaattgattagtggaacccttcaaGGTTTGAAGGAGAACTAGATGCAGCCCAAGAGTTAgggtgaactagtataaaatctTGATGTTTTCTTTACTGCTTCTATATAAATAGTTCATCTTTATAAGTGATTGCGAACTGGTTTGTTAAGCTCAAAGTGATTGCAAACTCTTGATTGAAACCCATTGTCCATTGATATATGTTTGATAAAAGATTTCAAAGTTTTCGAAAGACCAAGTTTTatctctccccccccccccccccttcttagtGTGTTTCAAGTACTTCAAGAGGAACTTTTGTACATACAATCATAGATACgtcaacattattaattaattgtcttATTTGAGGTGTCTCGTATGGTGTCCATAAGAACATTAAGACACGTATTATTATTGTTACgtatttattaatgaataagAAACACAAAGAAatacttaatataaataataaaaaatgacttgtctcattcatattaatttatcaaatatgatGCGTATAAGTCTGATTGCATGTGTGAGAATGTTTGTTTGGCTCATCGGTCGAGACTACCTTCGTGCAAGAGGAAATCCAATTCCTTAGTGTACTTCTTATTGAGTATTTAACAATATTGAGAAAAAATACAGcaatcaaagaaagaaatagaagaagGATACTCTATCTATCAAAGATTACTTTTGTTGTGGAAGAGGAACACACACAATTGTCTCTATCTTTATTCCTATCCTCACCATTCACAGTGTGCCACATGTTTTGCCTCCAGTTGTGAGATAATGGTCATATCAAGGCTCAACAATGATCCCGTAATGGATCCTTCACTAAAGTCTATAAAAGGCATCTCTCCTTCAAAATCAAGTGTAGGAAAaacaatgaagtaaaaaatgAGCACAAATTCTCTAAAGTGAAAATATGCACAAATTTTCTAAAGTAAAAAATGAGCACAAATTCTATAAGGGATTTTGGCACCGTCTTCACACCAAGTCTTTCTTTCAAAAACCTTTGTAAGAATATTGTATTGTTATTACTAGAcgactatattttttttccatcaaaCTTGGTTTTCTCATTAGTGGATGACTCCTTATTTCTATCTTTCTAAGCTTGCTATTAAAGTCATTACTtgataaaaagttattatctttGATTAACACACTATCCAACCCTTTATGATCGTTGTTATTTCAAAAAGTTGATCTCAAACTCAATGGGGCACTTCTCTTCTATAGGGCAAGACATTTCTTCAATGAATCTCAAACCATTTACCTAGAACTCATCAGAATGTTTTACAATTTTGAGTTTCAGAGCAACAAGGCAATAGTATCCAAGGTTCTTAGAGTCCAAGTAACCCTGTCCAATGACTCCATTAGTAAGGCTATTGGATGCCTTCGTGAAGGCAACACTTATCATTAGTGATGGGAAGAGGCCTATGACTCCCATGTAACTAGGGTTCTATATAAAGAGAATGTAGAGAAGGTCGGTGAGCAAAAGACCATAGTCTACCACTTGATGTGTGAAAGGGAAAAGATTTAGGCCAACATCTTCAACAAAAGCGTTCTCCACAAGGCTGGGTCAAAGATAAGTTTTTGAGACTTACACAAGTTTGTTCTCTTCCATTTAAGGGAGAATTTACCTTTTGATTTGTCACATATTGTTTATATTAACATACCCACAATCTGAGGGGCTTGGGAGGATTGGACAACAAATATTATGCCACATTAATGAACCAGATTCTCTAGGATCAAGGAGTctatcatgtttttttataagatgGACAAGGACTCCAAACACAACATCACAATCAAAGGCTTACTTGTTTCTAAGTAACAGAagttcaacaaaatcaaccttaTGGCTATGAAGGTTGTGATAGATCAATCCCTTAAAGAAGTACCCCAAGGGGATGAGGAGGtcatcaacaaaagaaaatagaaaagtcTTACTAAGGTTATCACTGATGAAGACAAGGGCCTACACAACTTTGGCATTGCCGAGAAGATCCAAAAAATCATGAGTGAGcaacaaaagaggaaaaaagacAAGGAAATAGTCATAAGGGGAAAAGGAGGAATTGTTAGCCAAAGAGCATAAAACGAAGAAGAGGCACAAGCAGACTGGTGCGTCCACCCTTGCTCGTCCAACTAAAGAAAAGATAACTCCTCAAAGGTAGAAAAACGTTAGTGAAACTGACGATGATGAAAAGGACAATGTCAAGGTTGTCTTTCAAAAAATCAAGGTCATTGCCCAAGCTGTTATTGCCCCCAAAGGAGGCAAGAATACCCAAAGCAACACCTACAACAAAAGAAGTTGTCATTCCTTCCTCTATTCCATGCAAAGTCAAGACTAGAGCCACCAAAGCTAATCCCAAGATTAGTGACAAAGGGTGATCTTTTCCCGTTATTGGTGACAAAGAATGGACTCCTCTATCTCCATCAGGCAATGAATCTACTGAAGATGCTTTTGTCTCTCCTCTACCCAAGCATCCACCCAATACAACAAAACAatgtccacctctatcccttacACACTTGGAAAGATTCAGAAGTTCTATAAAAAGGAAGGAACCTTTAATAGATCTTTAGAGATTTCTAATGGCATTCATTAAAGGTAAC includes these proteins:
- the LOC100813689 gene encoding putative glycerol-3-phosphate transporter 5 — translated: MQSKSLSLAPALTLFPGLKPPHKTLLFHQICVLVITFLAYASFHASRKPPSIVKSVLGPTVPSNGTQVSNLSSIDAGWPPFNGTRGTHRLGELDLAFLTSYSIGMYLAGHVGDRIDLRLFLVFGMMGSGLFTVLFGLGYWLDVHVLGFFVGVQIVCGVFQSIGWPCVVAVVGNWLGESKRGLIMGVWNSHTSVGNIIGSVVASGALEFGWGWSFVVPGILIILVGILVFLFLVVNPEDMGFVHPGMDVEMSVEMDSAENQQKVEAEEAKLIESDNSESSSAIGFLEAWKLPGVAPFAFCLFFSKLVAYTFLYWLPFYIRHTAVAGVHMSHKTAGLLSTIFDIGGVLGGITAGFISDLIEARAITSILFLFLSIPALALYRIFGSLSILINIILMFLSGFLVNGPYSLITTAVAADLGTQSLNYRNSRALATVTAIIDGTGSVGAALGPLLAGYISTRGWNSVFFMLILSIFFAGLFLIRIARTEIREKLSGK
- the LOC106796275 gene encoding uncharacterized protein — protein: MEPQIHKEPSISYTLATHSLPLCLCAVALLPLSYSPHYVAASLPLCHRSCVPMSATKFRSGSAICDGANLFLVDVSSKLKNFLGTHGDCKTNCYISKQWGN